A genomic stretch from Solirubrobacterales bacterium includes:
- a CDS encoding alpha/beta fold hydrolase gives MESSGIFRTPDERFVALPDFPWEPKYVDSDGLRIAYIDEGTGPIVFLLHGMPSWSFLWRHVIPPLLEAGYRCIAPDLIGFGRSDKPTQLEDYTYPRHVEAVVAVLDAVAPESKVHFVFHDWGGPIGTLVATDNQDRIASTTLMDTGFNTGDFKMSENWQSFRDFVANTEDLPIGFLVKGAVAREMTDDVFAAYEAPFPTVESKAGARAFPPMIPTSEDHPDAVEGRRALEAFVAGDWPKLVLWADKDPVLPRNLGDVLAAKINAGSAITIENAGHFLQEDAGTEIGERIANFLTVSAS, from the coding sequence ATGGAGTCGTCCGGGATCTTTCGCACTCCGGACGAACGCTTTGTCGCACTCCCGGATTTTCCCTGGGAGCCGAAGTACGTCGACTCGGACGGGCTGCGCATTGCCTACATCGATGAAGGCACCGGCCCGATCGTCTTCCTGCTCCACGGCATGCCTTCCTGGAGCTTCCTCTGGCGCCACGTGATTCCGCCGTTGCTTGAGGCGGGGTATCGCTGCATCGCGCCGGACCTGATCGGATTCGGGCGCTCTGACAAACCAACCCAGCTCGAGGACTACACGTATCCGCGCCACGTAGAAGCGGTTGTTGCGGTGCTCGATGCAGTAGCGCCAGAGAGCAAGGTTCACTTCGTCTTCCACGACTGGGGCGGCCCGATCGGCACGCTCGTTGCGACCGACAATCAGGACCGCATCGCCAGCACCACGCTGATGGATACCGGATTCAACACCGGCGACTTCAAGATGAGCGAGAACTGGCAGTCCTTCCGCGATTTCGTCGCCAACACCGAGGACCTGCCGATCGGATTCCTGGTCAAGGGCGCCGTCGCGCGTGAGATGACCGACGACGTCTTCGCCGCCTATGAAGCACCGTTCCCAACGGTCGAGTCAAAGGCCGGTGCCCGCGCCTTCCCACCGATGATTCCGACCAGCGAGGACCACCCGGACGCCGTCGAGGGTCGCCGCGCGCTCGAGGCGTTTGTCGCTGGCGACTGGCCCAAGCTCGTGCTCTGGGCAGACAAAGACCCGGTGCTCCCGCGCAATCTCGGCGACGTCCTCGCCGCGAAAATCAACGCGGGCTCCGCAATCACGATCGAGAACGCCGGCCACTTTCTTCAGGAAGACGCCGGCACCGAGATCGGCGAGCGCATCGCAAACTTCCTGACCGTGTCAGCCAGTTAG
- a CDS encoding glycosyltransferase family 4 protein codes for MAGLSDQRILVLHNRYRIAGGEERYAAQLVDLLGRRAAGISLLERSSADSSAVEAGIGLVRGGLNPKQVGDLVREIGATIVHAHNVHPTLGHRALEAAREAGAATVLHLHNYRLFCAIGTVWRSGADCTECAPCNMNRGLVHNCRGSLPEAAAYATGLARGQGPLIDAVDRFAAPVAQLADDLAELGLDLPLTVLPSWLPDSEFVRESQAADGEYALFVGRLSSEKGILVAIAASAESGTPLRIAGDGPDAPRARKLADELSAPVDFLGRIDGQALVAARMGAAFAILPSEWREVLPLSALESMAAGLPLLTSDRGGLPELTEPEFVTPAGDASALAAVMRRLIDDPAERAAAGARALARAHERYSEDAFVPRLTALYEEAFAARALTG; via the coding sequence ATGGCCGGACTGTCCGATCAGCGCATCCTCGTGTTGCACAACCGCTACCGCATCGCCGGCGGCGAAGAGCGCTACGCGGCGCAGCTGGTCGATCTTCTCGGCAGGCGCGCCGCTGGTATTTCGTTGCTTGAGCGCTCGAGCGCTGACAGCTCCGCCGTCGAGGCCGGGATTGGCCTCGTTCGCGGCGGACTCAATCCCAAACAGGTCGGCGACCTCGTCCGGGAGATTGGCGCCACGATCGTCCACGCACACAACGTTCACCCGACGCTCGGGCACCGCGCGCTTGAGGCAGCGCGAGAGGCCGGCGCCGCGACCGTGCTCCACCTGCATAACTATCGCCTCTTCTGCGCGATCGGAACGGTCTGGCGATCGGGCGCGGATTGCACGGAGTGCGCGCCGTGCAATATGAACCGGGGCCTGGTACACAACTGTCGCGGCTCGCTACCGGAAGCCGCCGCTTATGCGACGGGGCTGGCGCGCGGTCAAGGTCCGTTGATCGATGCGGTTGATCGCTTTGCCGCGCCGGTCGCCCAGCTCGCCGACGACCTCGCCGAGCTGGGGCTTGATCTGCCGCTGACCGTACTGCCCAGTTGGCTGCCCGATTCCGAGTTCGTGCGCGAATCTCAGGCCGCCGACGGCGAGTATGCGCTTTTCGTAGGGCGACTCTCCAGCGAGAAGGGGATTCTGGTCGCGATCGCCGCGTCCGCCGAATCTGGAACTCCGCTTCGAATTGCTGGCGACGGCCCCGACGCGCCGCGCGCGCGAAAGCTCGCCGATGAACTGTCGGCGCCAGTTGACTTTCTCGGACGCATCGATGGCCAGGCGCTGGTGGCCGCCCGCATGGGTGCAGCGTTCGCGATCCTGCCTTCGGAGTGGCGCGAGGTTTTGCCGCTGTCGGCGCTCGAGTCGATGGCGGCGGGTCTGCCGTTGCTCACAAGTGATCGCGGCGGGCTCCCTGAACTGACCGAGCCAGAGTTCGTTACGCCGGCCGGAGACGCCTCTGCGCTGGCCGCCGTGATGCGGCGGCTGATCGACGACCCCGCCGAGCGAGCCGCCGCAGGCGCTCGTGCGCTCGCCCGCGCTCACGAGCGCTACAGCGAAGACGCCTTCGTGCCGCGCCTGACCGCGCTCTATGAAGAAGCATTCGCGGCCCGGGCGCTAACTGGCTGA